In Mycolicibacterium mucogenicum DSM 44124, the following are encoded in one genomic region:
- a CDS encoding DUF503 domain-containing protein, with product MWVGWLEFDLLLGDVHSLKEKRSVIRPIIAELQRKFYVSAAESGNQDLHRRAAIGVSVVAADRRHVVEVLDAAERQVAGRPEIELLSARRGLVSSED from the coding sequence ATGTGGGTCGGTTGGCTGGAGTTCGACCTGTTGCTGGGCGATGTGCACTCGCTGAAAGAGAAGCGCTCCGTGATCCGGCCGATCATCGCCGAACTGCAGCGCAAGTTCTATGTGTCAGCGGCCGAGAGCGGCAATCAGGATCTGCACCGCCGGGCGGCGATCGGGGTGTCGGTCGTCGCGGCTGACCGCCGTCACGTCGTCGAGGTGCTCGATGCCGCCGAACGTCAGGTTGCGGGGCGCCCGGAGATCGAGCTGCTGTCCGCGCGGCGCGGCCTCGTCAGCAGCGAGGACTAG
- a CDS encoding thioesterase family protein, giving the protein MIDCYYRRLDADGDFQRFESTEGTGSNWDSSIQHGSPPLALLTKSIEELAAGSGMQVGRLTLDILGAIPVAPVAVRAWVSRPGSRICMMTAEMTAAQRDGSDRAVARMSAWLLATTDTRDAALDRYPPMKRLPDTGFRHHWQGRPGYLETVTWEPQPDDAGAAVVWMQPLVSLVDDEKLTALQRLAMVVDSANGVGAALDPNEFMFMNTDTTVHLHRAPVGSEFCLRARGSIGPDGLGSTTAELFDEQGFIGTSAQTLLVQRR; this is encoded by the coding sequence ATGATCGACTGCTATTACCGTCGGCTCGACGCCGACGGCGATTTTCAACGCTTCGAATCCACCGAAGGCACCGGTAGTAACTGGGATTCGAGCATTCAGCACGGGTCGCCACCGCTGGCACTGCTGACCAAATCGATCGAAGAGCTCGCCGCCGGTAGCGGCATGCAGGTGGGTCGGCTGACCCTCGACATCCTCGGCGCCATTCCGGTTGCGCCCGTTGCGGTTCGGGCGTGGGTGTCGCGGCCCGGCTCGCGGATCTGCATGATGACCGCGGAGATGACGGCGGCGCAGCGGGACGGTTCCGACCGTGCGGTGGCGCGGATGTCGGCCTGGTTGTTGGCGACCACCGACACGCGGGACGCGGCCCTGGATCGCTACCCGCCGATGAAGCGGTTGCCCGACACCGGTTTCCGGCATCACTGGCAGGGCCGGCCCGGCTATCTCGAGACCGTCACCTGGGAGCCCCAGCCCGACGATGCGGGCGCGGCCGTCGTGTGGATGCAGCCGCTGGTCTCGCTGGTCGACGACGAGAAACTGACCGCCCTGCAACGGCTTGCCATGGTCGTCGACTCCGCGAATGGCGTTGGCGCAGCACTGGATCCGAATGAGTTCATGTTCATGAACACCGACACCACGGTGCACCTGCACCGCGCCCCCGTCGGCTCGGAGTTCTGCCTGCGGGCGCGCGGTTCTATCGGGCCCGACGGCCTCGGGTCGACCACTGCCGAGCTGTTCGACGAACAGGGCTTCATCGGGACGTCAGCGCAAACGCTGCTGGTGCAGCGACGCTGA
- a CDS encoding tRNA (adenine-N1)-methyltransferase → MRITGPFTVGDRVQLTDAKGRHYTMVLATGGEFHTHRGIIAHDSVIDQPEGSVVKSTNGDPFLVLRPLLIDYVLSMPRGAQVIYPKDAAQIVHEGDIFPGARVLEAGAGSGALTCSLLRAVGPGGSVTSYEVRDDHAVHAVRNVETFFGERPENWNLVIADLNDYDGGEVDRVVLDMLAPWDVLETVSKALVPGGVLIVYVATVTQLSKTVEALREQQCWTEPRSWESLQRGWDVVGLAVRPQHSMRGHTAFLISARRLAPGAVTPQPLRRKRNI, encoded by the coding sequence GTGAGAATCACCGGACCCTTCACCGTCGGCGACCGCGTCCAACTGACCGACGCCAAAGGCCGGCACTACACGATGGTGCTGGCGACAGGTGGGGAATTCCACACCCATCGCGGCATCATCGCCCACGATTCGGTGATCGACCAGCCCGAGGGCAGCGTCGTGAAATCCACCAACGGCGACCCGTTCCTGGTGCTGCGCCCGCTGCTGATCGATTACGTCCTCTCGATGCCGCGCGGCGCGCAGGTGATCTACCCGAAGGACGCCGCGCAGATCGTGCACGAGGGCGACATCTTCCCGGGGGCAAGGGTTTTGGAGGCCGGTGCCGGCTCCGGTGCGCTGACGTGTTCGCTGCTGCGGGCCGTCGGCCCGGGCGGTTCGGTGACGTCCTACGAGGTGCGCGACGACCATGCGGTGCACGCGGTGCGCAACGTCGAGACCTTCTTCGGTGAGCGGCCGGAGAACTGGAACCTCGTCATCGCCGATCTCAACGACTACGACGGCGGCGAGGTCGACCGCGTCGTGCTCGACATGCTCGCGCCGTGGGACGTGCTGGAGACGGTGTCGAAGGCGCTGGTCCCCGGCGGCGTCCTGATCGTCTACGTCGCGACCGTCACACAGCTGTCGAAGACGGTCGAGGCGCTGCGCGAGCAGCAGTGCTGGACCGAGCCGCGGTCCTGGGAGTCGCTGCAGCGCGGCTGGGACGTCGTCGGCCTCGCGGTGCGCCCGCAGCATTCGATGCGGGGCCACACGGCGTTCCTCATCAGCGCTCGCCGCCTCGCGCCGGGGGCGGTGACGCCGCAGCCGCTGCGGCGCAAGCGCAACATCTAG
- a CDS encoding RecB family exonuclease — translation MTATAPTRRPALSPSRAGDFKQCPLLYRFRAIDRLPEPPSTAQLRGSLVHAALEQLYALPATDRVPETALSLVTPAWDAVMAEKPELAEEIAPELRETLLKEARALLSGYYRLEDPTRFDPQSCEQRVEVELSDGTLLRGFVDRIDVAPTGELRVVDYKTGKAPPEARALAEFKAMFQMKFYAVALLRLRGVVPARLRLLYLADGQVLDYSPDLAELERFEKTLMAIWHAIQKSGETGDFRPNPSKLCSWCTHQDLCPAFGGTPPPYPGWPDSFGIA, via the coding sequence ATGACCGCCACTGCCCCCACCCGGCGGCCGGCGCTGTCGCCGTCGCGGGCCGGCGACTTCAAACAGTGCCCGCTGCTCTACCGGTTCCGGGCCATCGACCGGCTGCCGGAGCCGCCGTCGACCGCGCAGTTGCGGGGCTCGCTGGTGCACGCCGCGCTGGAGCAGCTGTACGCGCTGCCTGCCACCGACCGCGTGCCGGAGACCGCGCTGTCCCTGGTCACGCCCGCCTGGGACGCCGTGATGGCGGAGAAGCCCGAGCTGGCCGAGGAGATCGCGCCCGAGCTGCGGGAGACGCTGCTCAAAGAAGCGCGGGCCCTGCTGTCGGGGTACTACCGGCTCGAGGACCCGACGCGCTTCGACCCGCAGAGCTGTGAACAACGCGTCGAGGTCGAGCTGTCCGACGGCACCCTGCTGCGCGGCTTCGTCGACCGGATCGACGTCGCGCCGACCGGTGAGCTGCGGGTCGTCGACTACAAGACCGGCAAGGCCCCACCGGAAGCGCGCGCACTGGCCGAGTTCAAGGCCATGTTCCAGATGAAGTTCTATGCGGTGGCCCTGCTCCGGCTGCGCGGGGTGGTGCCGGCGCGGCTGCGGCTGCTGTACCTGGCCGACGGCCAGGTTCTCGACTACAGCCCAGACCTGGCCGAGTTGGAGCGGTTCGAGAAGACCCTGATGGCCATCTGGCACGCCATCCAGAAGTCGGGCGAGACCGGTGACTTCCGGCCCAACCCGTCCAAGCTATGTTCCTGGTGCACGCACCAAGACCTGTGCCCCGCGTTCGGCGGCACTCCCCCGCCCTATCCGGGCTGGCCCGACAGTTTCGGAATCGCATGA
- a CDS encoding winged helix-turn-helix transcriptional regulator, with product MSRDYGQYCGLARALDMVGDRWNLLIVRQLLIGPARFGELREGLPGIATNLLTDRLRDLESAGVVERRLSDGANAITYALTEWGAQLREPIYAMIRWSTPLMIRGPEGDSFRADGLLLALPALLSARVPGDRPTTVGIVVDGVTVQLSATAAGIDVGWPDGGKLEAVLTAEAQIVLGLAAGLLALDDVAPLVDITGDLAALRVFFDAPTSAVDVAK from the coding sequence ATGAGTCGAGACTACGGCCAGTACTGCGGGCTTGCCAGGGCGTTGGATATGGTGGGTGACAGGTGGAACCTGCTGATCGTGCGCCAGCTCTTGATCGGTCCGGCACGCTTCGGTGAGCTGCGGGAGGGGCTGCCGGGGATCGCGACGAACCTGCTGACAGACCGGCTTCGCGATCTCGAATCCGCCGGCGTGGTGGAACGGCGACTGTCCGACGGGGCCAACGCGATCACGTACGCCCTCACCGAGTGGGGTGCTCAGCTGCGGGAGCCGATCTACGCCATGATCCGGTGGTCGACGCCGCTGATGATCCGCGGCCCGGAGGGGGATTCCTTCCGCGCCGACGGGCTGCTGCTGGCGCTGCCGGCCTTGTTGTCCGCGCGTGTGCCCGGCGATCGGCCGACCACGGTGGGAATCGTGGTGGACGGTGTCACCGTTCAACTGAGCGCGACCGCGGCCGGCATCGACGTCGGCTGGCCCGACGGCGGCAAGCTCGAGGCCGTGCTGACGGCCGAGGCGCAGATTGTTCTCGGGCTCGCGGCGGGCTTGCTTGCCCTCGACGACGTCGCCCCGCTCGTCGACATCACCGGCGACCTCGCGGCGTTGCGCGTCTTCTTCGACGCGCCCACGTCCGCCGTCGACGTCGCGAAGTGA